A genome region from Manihot esculenta cultivar AM560-2 chromosome 5, M.esculenta_v8, whole genome shotgun sequence includes the following:
- the LOC110614278 gene encoding ABC transporter B family member 19 isoform X1 gives MEKVIPQPKGQFIVNKSDVVEDDEKKEMGNNQPLPFLKLLSYADALDWALMALGTLGSIVHGMAQPVGYLLLGKALDAFGNNVNDDHAMVKALDKVIPYVWYMAFATFPAGILEIGCWMYASERQLARIRLAFLEAMLNQEIGAFDTDLTSGKIITGVTNHMSIIQDAIGEKLGHFLSSFATFFSGILIAAICSWEVSLLTLLVLPMILVIGATYTKKMITISAAKMVYLSEATALVEQTISQIKTVFAFVGESRAIKSFSECMSKQISLSKGEALIKGVGTGMFQTVTFTSWALIIWIGAIVVSNKKSTGGDVIAAIMCILFGAISLTYAAPDMQIFNQAKAAGTEVFQVIQRKSLISHNSTGKKLDKVEGNIDICEVHFAYPSRPENLILKGFSLSIPAGKTVALVGSSGCGKSTIISLVERFYDPLKGRILIDKHNIIDLDLKFLRRNLGAVSQEPSLFAGNIKDNLKVGNMNADDQQIQDAALMANAHSFISQLPNQYLTEVGERGVQLSGGQKQRIAIARAILKDPPILLLDEATSALDSESEKLVQDALERAMQGRTVILIAHRLSTIVNADMIVVVENGQVTETGTHSSLLETSKFYSHLFSMQNISTVGDSRFIYTLIPYFFISSAHDSINRKILTYSIVLNDRSAASEEQESTKQQVALEEIENPEKLDDCSIYLSQSPKQEEQNDRTKSAIFLRIWFGLQKKEILKTAIGSFAAAFSGISKPIFGFFIITVGVAYYHPDAKKKVGWYSIIFALIGLLSLFTHTLQHYFFGVVGEKAMTNLRQALYSGVLCNELAWFEKPENSVGSLTSRIIHDTSMVKMIIADRMSVIVQCISSILIATIVSMVVDWRMGLVAWAVMPCHFIGGLIQAKSAKGFSGDSAAAHYKLVALASESAANIRTIASFCHEEHILSKAKTSLEKPIKKSRSKSIKYGLIQGVSLCLWNIAHAVALWYTTHLVKAHQASFENGIRAYQIFSLTVPSITELWTLIPTVFSAISVLTPAFETLDRETEIEPDSPKCSHLERIMGSVEFQNVKFNYPLRPDVTVLNNFSLQIEAGSKVALVGPSGAGKSSVLALLLRFYDPKAGRVLIDGKNVKEYNLKMLRAQIGLVQQEPLLFSSSIRDNIAYGNEAASEAEIVKVSREANIDEFISNLPDGYNTVVGEKGCQLSGGQKQRIAIARTLLKKPAILLLDEATSALDAESERSVVSALESINLNSYESSLYRTTQITVAHRLSTIKNSDIIVVMDKGQIAEIGSHSTLTQVSEGIYSRLYQLQNLRES, from the exons ATGGAGAAAGTGATTCCTCAACCCAAAGGTCAGTTCATTGTGAACAAGAGTGATGTAGTGGAGGATGATGAGAAGAAGGAAATGGGAAATAACCAACCTCTGCCATTCCTCAAGCTCTTGAGTTACGCTGATGCATTGGATTGGGCACTCATGGCATTGGGGACTTTGGGTTCTATTGTGCATGGTATGGCTCAACCTGTCGGGTACTTATTGCTAGGGAAAGCCCTTGATGCTTTTGGGAATAATGTGAACGACGATCATGCCATGGTTAAGGCTCTTGATAAG GTTATTCCATACGTGTGGTACATGGCTTTCGCCACCTTTCCGGCCGGAATACTAG AGATTGGATGCTGGATGTACGCAAGTGAAAGACAATTAGCACGGATAAGATTAGCATTCCTGGAAGCAATGCTCAATCAGGAAATTGGAGCTTTTGATACTGATTTAACAAGCGGAAAAATCATCACTGGAGTCACCAATCACATGAGTATTATACAAGATGCAATAGGAGAAAAG TTGGGCCATTTTCTGTCAAGCTTTGCTACCTTCTTCTCTGGAATCTTGATTGCAGCCATATGCTCTTGGGAAGTGTCACTGCTAACCCTGTTAGTCCTTCCCATGATTCTTGTGATTGGTGCCACCTACACCAAGAAAATGATCACTATTTCAGCAGCTAAAATGGTTTACCTCTCTGAAGCAACAGCCCTGGTTGAACAG ACGATATCTCAAATCAAGACAGTTTTTGCATTTGTCGGAGAAAGCCGTGCAATCAAGTCTTTTTCAGAGTGTATGTCCAAGCAGATTTCTCTCAGCAAAGGGGAAGCATTGATAAAGGGAGTTGGAACAGGAATGTTTCAAACGGTGACATTTACTTCTTGGGCACTGATCATATGGATTGGAGCCATTGTAGTCAGCAACAAGAAGTCAACTGGAGGAGATGTCATAGCTGCAATTATGTGCATTCTCTTTGGAGCCAT ATCGCTCACTTATGCTGCTCCAGACATGCAAATTTTCAACCAGGCAAAAGCAGCAGGTACAGAAGTTTTCCAGGTGATTCAGAGGAAGTCACTCATAAGCCACAATTCAACAGGGAAGAAACTGGATAAAGTTGAAGGAAACATTGACATATGTGAAGTACACTTTGCATACCCATCTCGTCCGGAAAATTTGATCCTTAAGGGCTTCTCATTGTCAATCCCTGCTGGTAAAACGGTGGCATTAGTGGGTAGCAGTGGGTGTGGAAAGAGTACTATTATTTCCCTAGTTGAAAGATTCTACGATCCCTTGAAAG GGCGGATTCTCATTGATAAACACAACATCATTGATCTTGATTTGAAATTTCTTCGAAGGAACTTAGGAGCAGTTTCCCAGGAACCGTCGCTTTTTGCTGGTAACATCAAGGATAACTTGAAAGTAGGAAACATGAATGCTGATGATCAACAGATCCAAGATGCAGCTCTGATGGCAAATGCACACTCCTTCATTTCCCAGCTTCCAAATCAGTACTTAACAGAG GTAGGCGAAAGGGGAGTCCAGTTATCAGGAGGACAAAAGCAGAGAATTGCCATAGCAAGAGCCATTCTCAAAGATCCCCCGATTCTTTTGCTTGATGAGGCTACAAGTGCACTAGATTCAGAATCAGAGAAGCTGGTTCAGGATGCCCTTGAGAGGGCTATGCAGGGGAGGACGGTCATCTTGATTGCACACAGGTTGTCAACTATTGTTAATGCAGATATGATTGTAGTTGTAGAGAATGGACAAGTTACAGAGACGGGAACACACAGCAGCTTGCTAGAGACCAGCAAATTCTATAGTCACTTATTTAGCATGCAGAATATCAGCACAGTTGGTGATTCAAGGTTCATATACACTTTAATTCCctatttctttatttcttcAGCACACGATTCAATAAACAGAAAAATTTTGACTTATTCAATTGTATTGAATGACAGAAGTGCCGCATCTGAAGAACAGGAGAGTACAAAGCAGCAAGTTGCACTTGAAGAAATTGAAAATCCGGAAAAACTTGACGACTGCAGCATCTATCTGAGCCAGTCTCCAAAGCAAGAGGAACAGAATGACAGAACAAAGTCGGCTATTTTTCTCAGAATATGGTTTGGCttgcaaaagaaagaaattttgAAAACTGCCATAGGCTCCTTTGCAGCTGCTTTCTCTGGCATCTCGAAGCCTATTTTTGGATTTTTCATTATAACAGTAGGGGTAGCATACTACCATCCAGATGCAAAAAAGAAAGTTGGATGGTATTCCATCATCTTTGCTCTAATAGGATTGCTGTCATTGTTCACTCACACCTTGCAGCATTACTTCTTTGGAGTGGTTGGAGAGAAGGCCATGACAAACCTCAGACAAGCATTATATTCAG GAGTACTGTGCAATGAACTAGCATGGTTCGAGAAACCTGAGAACAGTGTTGGTTCCCTTACCTCACGGATCATTCATGACACCTCCATGGTCAAAATGATAATTGCAGACCGCATGTCTGTTATTGTCCAATGCATTTCCTCGATACTAATTGCAACTATTGTTAGCATGGTTGTTGACTGGAGAATGGGTTTGGTAGCTTGGGCAGTCATGCCTTGCCATTTCATAGGTGGACTGATTCAAGCCAAGTCTGCCAAAGGATTTTCAGGTGATTCTGCTGCAGCACATTACAAGCTTGTGGCACTTGCTTCTGAGTCTGCAGCCAATATAAGAACCATTGCATCTTTTTGCCATGAAGAGCACATCCTTAGCAAagccaaaacatccctagaaaaacCAATAAAGAAGAGCAGGAGCAAGAGCATCAAGTATGGACTCATTCAAGGTGTCTCCCTTTGTTTATGGAATATTGCACATGCTGTTGCTCTGTGGTACACTACACATTTAGTCAAAGCACATCAAGCAAGCTTCGAAAATGGCATAAGAGCATACCAGATTTTCTCTCTCACAGTACCTTCAATCACAGAATTATGGACACTGATCCCTACTGTCTTTTCTGCCATTAGTGTGTTAACTCCAGCATTTGAAACCCTTGACAGGGAAACTGAAATTGAACCAGATTCACCCAAATGTTCACATCTTGAGAGGATAATGGGCAGTGTAGAATTTCAGAATGTCAAATTTAACTACCCACTAAGGCCAGATGTAACTGTTctcaacaacttcagtttgCAAATTGAAGCTGGATCAAAGGTGGCCCTTGTTGGACCAAGTGGAGCTGGAAAGTcctcagttttggctcttttgcTTAGATTCTACGATCCCAAAGCAGGAAGGGTGCTAATTGATGGGAAGAACGTCAAAGAATATAATCTGAAAATGTTGAGGGCACAAATAGGGTTGGTGCAACAGGAGCCGCTTCTTTTTAGTTCTTCAATTAGAGACAACATTGCATACGGGAATGAGGCGGCTTCTGAAGCAGAAATTGTTAAGGTATCAAGGGAAGCAAACATTGATGAGTTTATAAGTAATTTGCCTGATGGATACAACACAGTTGTTGGAGAGAAAGGCTGCCAACTTTCAGGTGGACAAAAGCAACGCATAGCCATTGCTAGGACTCTACTAAAGAAACCAGCAATCTTGCTCCTGGATGAAGCAACAAGTGCCCTTGATGCTGAGTCTGAAAGATCTGTAGTGAGTGCCCTAGAATCAATAAATCTGAACAGCTACGAGAGCTCCCTGTACAGAACAACACAGATTACAGTTGCTCACAGGCTTTCCACCATAAAAAACTCGGATATTATAGTTGTTATGGACAAAGGTCAGATTGCCGAGATAGGTTCTCATTCGACCCTGACACAAGTGTCTGAAGGCATATATTCAAGGTTATACCAGCTTCAGAACTTGCGAGAAAGTTAG
- the LOC110614278 gene encoding ABC transporter B family member 19 isoform X2 translates to MEKVIPQPKGQFIVNKSDVVEDDEKKEMGNNQPLPFLKLLSYADALDWALMALGTLGSIVHGMAQPVGYLLLGKALDAFGNNVNDDHAMVKALDKVIPYVWYMAFATFPAGILEIGCWMYASERQLARIRLAFLEAMLNQEIGAFDTDLTSGKIITGVTNHMSIIQDAIGEKLGHFLSSFATFFSGILIAAICSWEVSLLTLLVLPMILVIGATYTKKMITISAAKMVYLSEATALVEQTISQIKTVFAFVGESRAIKSFSECMSKQISLSKGEALIKGVGTGMFQTVTFTSWALIIWIGAIVVSNKKSTGGDVIAAIMCILFGAISLTYAAPDMQIFNQAKAAGTEVFQVIQRKSLISHNSTGKKLDKVEGNIDICEVHFAYPSRPENLILKGFSLSIPAGKTVALVGSSGCGKSTIISLVERFYDPLKGRILIDKHNIIDLDLKFLRRNLGAVSQEPSLFAGNIKDNLKVGNMNADDQQIQDAALMANAHSFISQLPNQYLTEVGERGVQLSGGQKQRIAIARAILKDPPILLLDEATSALDSESEKLVQDALERAMQGRTVILIAHRLSTIVNADMIVVVENGQVTETGTHSSLLETSKFYSHLFSMQNISTVGDSRSAASEEQESTKQQVALEEIENPEKLDDCSIYLSQSPKQEEQNDRTKSAIFLRIWFGLQKKEILKTAIGSFAAAFSGISKPIFGFFIITVGVAYYHPDAKKKVGWYSIIFALIGLLSLFTHTLQHYFFGVVGEKAMTNLRQALYSGVLCNELAWFEKPENSVGSLTSRIIHDTSMVKMIIADRMSVIVQCISSILIATIVSMVVDWRMGLVAWAVMPCHFIGGLIQAKSAKGFSGDSAAAHYKLVALASESAANIRTIASFCHEEHILSKAKTSLEKPIKKSRSKSIKYGLIQGVSLCLWNIAHAVALWYTTHLVKAHQASFENGIRAYQIFSLTVPSITELWTLIPTVFSAISVLTPAFETLDRETEIEPDSPKCSHLERIMGSVEFQNVKFNYPLRPDVTVLNNFSLQIEAGSKVALVGPSGAGKSSVLALLLRFYDPKAGRVLIDGKNVKEYNLKMLRAQIGLVQQEPLLFSSSIRDNIAYGNEAASEAEIVKVSREANIDEFISNLPDGYNTVVGEKGCQLSGGQKQRIAIARTLLKKPAILLLDEATSALDAESERSVVSALESINLNSYESSLYRTTQITVAHRLSTIKNSDIIVVMDKGQIAEIGSHSTLTQVSEGIYSRLYQLQNLRES, encoded by the exons ATGGAGAAAGTGATTCCTCAACCCAAAGGTCAGTTCATTGTGAACAAGAGTGATGTAGTGGAGGATGATGAGAAGAAGGAAATGGGAAATAACCAACCTCTGCCATTCCTCAAGCTCTTGAGTTACGCTGATGCATTGGATTGGGCACTCATGGCATTGGGGACTTTGGGTTCTATTGTGCATGGTATGGCTCAACCTGTCGGGTACTTATTGCTAGGGAAAGCCCTTGATGCTTTTGGGAATAATGTGAACGACGATCATGCCATGGTTAAGGCTCTTGATAAG GTTATTCCATACGTGTGGTACATGGCTTTCGCCACCTTTCCGGCCGGAATACTAG AGATTGGATGCTGGATGTACGCAAGTGAAAGACAATTAGCACGGATAAGATTAGCATTCCTGGAAGCAATGCTCAATCAGGAAATTGGAGCTTTTGATACTGATTTAACAAGCGGAAAAATCATCACTGGAGTCACCAATCACATGAGTATTATACAAGATGCAATAGGAGAAAAG TTGGGCCATTTTCTGTCAAGCTTTGCTACCTTCTTCTCTGGAATCTTGATTGCAGCCATATGCTCTTGGGAAGTGTCACTGCTAACCCTGTTAGTCCTTCCCATGATTCTTGTGATTGGTGCCACCTACACCAAGAAAATGATCACTATTTCAGCAGCTAAAATGGTTTACCTCTCTGAAGCAACAGCCCTGGTTGAACAG ACGATATCTCAAATCAAGACAGTTTTTGCATTTGTCGGAGAAAGCCGTGCAATCAAGTCTTTTTCAGAGTGTATGTCCAAGCAGATTTCTCTCAGCAAAGGGGAAGCATTGATAAAGGGAGTTGGAACAGGAATGTTTCAAACGGTGACATTTACTTCTTGGGCACTGATCATATGGATTGGAGCCATTGTAGTCAGCAACAAGAAGTCAACTGGAGGAGATGTCATAGCTGCAATTATGTGCATTCTCTTTGGAGCCAT ATCGCTCACTTATGCTGCTCCAGACATGCAAATTTTCAACCAGGCAAAAGCAGCAGGTACAGAAGTTTTCCAGGTGATTCAGAGGAAGTCACTCATAAGCCACAATTCAACAGGGAAGAAACTGGATAAAGTTGAAGGAAACATTGACATATGTGAAGTACACTTTGCATACCCATCTCGTCCGGAAAATTTGATCCTTAAGGGCTTCTCATTGTCAATCCCTGCTGGTAAAACGGTGGCATTAGTGGGTAGCAGTGGGTGTGGAAAGAGTACTATTATTTCCCTAGTTGAAAGATTCTACGATCCCTTGAAAG GGCGGATTCTCATTGATAAACACAACATCATTGATCTTGATTTGAAATTTCTTCGAAGGAACTTAGGAGCAGTTTCCCAGGAACCGTCGCTTTTTGCTGGTAACATCAAGGATAACTTGAAAGTAGGAAACATGAATGCTGATGATCAACAGATCCAAGATGCAGCTCTGATGGCAAATGCACACTCCTTCATTTCCCAGCTTCCAAATCAGTACTTAACAGAG GTAGGCGAAAGGGGAGTCCAGTTATCAGGAGGACAAAAGCAGAGAATTGCCATAGCAAGAGCCATTCTCAAAGATCCCCCGATTCTTTTGCTTGATGAGGCTACAAGTGCACTAGATTCAGAATCAGAGAAGCTGGTTCAGGATGCCCTTGAGAGGGCTATGCAGGGGAGGACGGTCATCTTGATTGCACACAGGTTGTCAACTATTGTTAATGCAGATATGATTGTAGTTGTAGAGAATGGACAAGTTACAGAGACGGGAACACACAGCAGCTTGCTAGAGACCAGCAAATTCTATAGTCACTTATTTAGCATGCAGAATATCAGCACAGTTGGTGATTCAAG AAGTGCCGCATCTGAAGAACAGGAGAGTACAAAGCAGCAAGTTGCACTTGAAGAAATTGAAAATCCGGAAAAACTTGACGACTGCAGCATCTATCTGAGCCAGTCTCCAAAGCAAGAGGAACAGAATGACAGAACAAAGTCGGCTATTTTTCTCAGAATATGGTTTGGCttgcaaaagaaagaaattttgAAAACTGCCATAGGCTCCTTTGCAGCTGCTTTCTCTGGCATCTCGAAGCCTATTTTTGGATTTTTCATTATAACAGTAGGGGTAGCATACTACCATCCAGATGCAAAAAAGAAAGTTGGATGGTATTCCATCATCTTTGCTCTAATAGGATTGCTGTCATTGTTCACTCACACCTTGCAGCATTACTTCTTTGGAGTGGTTGGAGAGAAGGCCATGACAAACCTCAGACAAGCATTATATTCAG GAGTACTGTGCAATGAACTAGCATGGTTCGAGAAACCTGAGAACAGTGTTGGTTCCCTTACCTCACGGATCATTCATGACACCTCCATGGTCAAAATGATAATTGCAGACCGCATGTCTGTTATTGTCCAATGCATTTCCTCGATACTAATTGCAACTATTGTTAGCATGGTTGTTGACTGGAGAATGGGTTTGGTAGCTTGGGCAGTCATGCCTTGCCATTTCATAGGTGGACTGATTCAAGCCAAGTCTGCCAAAGGATTTTCAGGTGATTCTGCTGCAGCACATTACAAGCTTGTGGCACTTGCTTCTGAGTCTGCAGCCAATATAAGAACCATTGCATCTTTTTGCCATGAAGAGCACATCCTTAGCAAagccaaaacatccctagaaaaacCAATAAAGAAGAGCAGGAGCAAGAGCATCAAGTATGGACTCATTCAAGGTGTCTCCCTTTGTTTATGGAATATTGCACATGCTGTTGCTCTGTGGTACACTACACATTTAGTCAAAGCACATCAAGCAAGCTTCGAAAATGGCATAAGAGCATACCAGATTTTCTCTCTCACAGTACCTTCAATCACAGAATTATGGACACTGATCCCTACTGTCTTTTCTGCCATTAGTGTGTTAACTCCAGCATTTGAAACCCTTGACAGGGAAACTGAAATTGAACCAGATTCACCCAAATGTTCACATCTTGAGAGGATAATGGGCAGTGTAGAATTTCAGAATGTCAAATTTAACTACCCACTAAGGCCAGATGTAACTGTTctcaacaacttcagtttgCAAATTGAAGCTGGATCAAAGGTGGCCCTTGTTGGACCAAGTGGAGCTGGAAAGTcctcagttttggctcttttgcTTAGATTCTACGATCCCAAAGCAGGAAGGGTGCTAATTGATGGGAAGAACGTCAAAGAATATAATCTGAAAATGTTGAGGGCACAAATAGGGTTGGTGCAACAGGAGCCGCTTCTTTTTAGTTCTTCAATTAGAGACAACATTGCATACGGGAATGAGGCGGCTTCTGAAGCAGAAATTGTTAAGGTATCAAGGGAAGCAAACATTGATGAGTTTATAAGTAATTTGCCTGATGGATACAACACAGTTGTTGGAGAGAAAGGCTGCCAACTTTCAGGTGGACAAAAGCAACGCATAGCCATTGCTAGGACTCTACTAAAGAAACCAGCAATCTTGCTCCTGGATGAAGCAACAAGTGCCCTTGATGCTGAGTCTGAAAGATCTGTAGTGAGTGCCCTAGAATCAATAAATCTGAACAGCTACGAGAGCTCCCTGTACAGAACAACACAGATTACAGTTGCTCACAGGCTTTCCACCATAAAAAACTCGGATATTATAGTTGTTATGGACAAAGGTCAGATTGCCGAGATAGGTTCTCATTCGACCCTGACACAAGTGTCTGAAGGCATATATTCAAGGTTATACCAGCTTCAGAACTTGCGAGAAAGTTAG